In Mangifera indica cultivar Alphonso chromosome 7, CATAS_Mindica_2.1, whole genome shotgun sequence, the genomic window TCCCTTTTAAGACGTAAGTTATAGTAATCAGTATTCCTTTCATTTTATAACTGTTCAAATGAGGAAAGGATATTAACATTGATGAGAATAATCTTGGTTATAGTAAAGATGTACTTGGGCATTGCTAATCTTTTGTGTATTTTCACGGATTACTGTAACATCTCACTAACCTTTTTCCTGCAGCGAAGCAAGTGACTCTGAAGATGATGATTCAGATACTTGTATGTGTACCATAATGTAGATATCATTTAGTGAACCAAATTACATGATTGGTGAATGAAATAATGAAGTTTTTCTCTGCGATACCTGATTTTGGTGCAAATTGGCCTTTTCTACCCTTGCTCTTGTTAGGAGGGACCAAAGGTCTGGAAGACAAGCAAGGAATTCTCTGACTTTCTCATGTTTATTTACATCTTGGAGCCATTCAAATTCCTTATGTGGGTTTCTGGAACTTTCTTACAAGCAGCTGCGAACTACTCAGATCTCATCTAGGATCGAAGCAGATAATTGCGATTATAGCAAGCATGCTTCTGTGAAATGTCATGTATGTACTACAATTGAGTTTCCTAAGTTTTTGCCATATATATTGATGTGGGGATTGAAACACTGAAGAGATATGATTACCGTGTTAAAAAGGTAGTAAGTACTTCAATTCTGTTTACTTCTTTTCCTCGATAGCTTTTGTAGTCAAACAACACTGTGAGCCAGTTTGAGTTTCTAAATACAGGTGGATTTATAGAGAATAAAGCTTATGGTGTGGTGCTTTTTTTATaccaaatctggaaattattccAATCAGAAATTTGCTTAACTTGAatgattttttggtttaaactttgtttaatataaataaaattaagggcacttataattaatacaatttgatgatatgtcactatgtgattgggtgattttgaattagaaataaaataacatatgatATCACTCTTAAATTTATGTAATAATGATGCCACAGTCAATAATTATCTTAGAATCAGACAGCTCTTGGAAATTCTAGTATTGTGCATAATGAACAGATTTGGCGGTCCATTGTCTCCGTCATATACCTCATTATTGAAGCATATTATCACCATATTCTTCATGATCTGTCAAAAGGAATTTAAAGTGTTACTATCACTATTCTTATTCATTACTAGGAACACTTGTGATTGGAAGTGGTATATCTGGAAAATTTCACGTCCAGGCTTCTGTTTCTGCTGTCATTTATTAATTCCATGTTATAACAGTGGAGAAGCAGATTCTCCCATTAAGTGGAATCCATAATATACCCTGATTTAATTGTAAACATCATCTGCTATCATTTATTAATTCCATGTTATAACAGTGGAGTAGCAGAGACTCCCATTAAGTGGAATGCTTGATTTACCCAGATTTGTCTGAAATAAATCAtcaggagaaagaaagaaatcttCACAGGAATTTCATGATtgcaaaattattttgtttttgtgcaAATAGTAAGGCATGTAACAAACAATCAAAGCCACTTATCCAGAAACCAGAATCGTTATGGTTATGAATACCGTCAGACTACAATAAAAGAATCAGAAACATAAACCCAGACAACAACAACCCATATTGTTTCATTCTATTCTCAGAATTTCTTGTGTTTACTTATttgttttgacttttttttcaAAGCACGCTTGCGGTTGAATCCGTAAGctttttcctaaattttcaccaataaTTCGGCCTTCAAGTTGGTGATGCCTTGAATTGGTGTATCTTATCTGCTTTCCTGTAAAGATGATCTAACAAGCATGCTTCTCTTTGTTGCAGTGTTCTCAACAGAAATGCTTGTGGCTTGGGATTCCTCAGGATTTCGTGATGCTAACCAGTTCGAAAGGCTAGCATTAACCGTAACCTCCTGTAGTAAAGGCTCTGATTGACTGCTATATTGACCTAAGTTGGAAGGATACAGATTGGAAACTGTCTTCAAATCAAAGGGTGTTTGTGGTTCTTGCTGTATAGCAAAATTCTCCTTCCTCAGGTGCTTGGCTGATGCTGCTTTTGCTTTGACTGCTTTCCATTGAGTGAGAATATCTACTGGATTCAAAATAGAATTCAAACCAGGCAGTTGAATATGGTTATCGCTTTTGTCTTCAGCTGAATGAATCCACGAAATTCCTTGAGACAATTCTTCAGGTTGTGAGTTTAGTTGCTTCAAGAACTCAATTTTAGTTACTCTTTGATCATCAATGTCAATTGCAATCCCACCAAGATCTTCATTCTCATCCTCAccctcatcatcatcaaaatccaAATCACTTTCATTGTATTCAaaatcgtcttcatcttcatagCAGTCTGTCAAATTTTGGTATCTATAATTGGGAGGAAATGAACCCCTTTTTGATGCAGTTGAATTCCCTTCAGAGACCGAAAATAAGTTCCCTTTTGCTGTTTCTGCACCACTCTGTTCTTTTTCATCCTCTCCATCGCTCTCtgacaaattatatatagtttcatCTTTTGAAAGTGGCTCATAAGTTTGAACATTCAAATTAAAGCTTACTTTCTTCCCAATTTTGATCCTATTGCTGCAATCAAATCAACATTCAAACAAAAACCATGAAAGACTGTGACACCAAATCAACAAAACGAGCTCAACACTGAGACTGACCCGTGCTGAGAATTTGAGCTTGTGTGGTTCTCAGTTATATCAATAAGAGTAGAAACTGATGAAACCAGAGGCTCGTAACTGCCATGTATCTGCAACAAAAAGAATAACGCTCAACGAGAAAACAAGTAAAACTACAGATTACAAGAAGTCAAAAGCTTGAAAATAAGCATACTGGGTCTCGAGGTAAGAGTAAGACTTTTTTAGCCGGTTTTCTACGTTTTCTTTTGGAAGAACCACCAAAACAGCCGAGAAAACACCCCATTAAAAAGGTGGTGAAAATGGAAAGTTGGAGGGTGTTGAAGTGACAAGAATATGGGTCAAAAACAGAGATGTAAATTGAGAGAGGGTTTTAAAAATGGATTTGAGCTCCAACGGTTTTTGAAAAAAAGGAACGTTGGAGTCTTGATGAAAACGTTGGAG contains:
- the LOC123221236 gene encoding uncharacterized protein LOC123221236 isoform X1 produces the protein METVRVDVKDVNGCKNMPIATLDSEKVENHTDDGEESESTSLLPPMRGGMSRKCEKTRRKVQWNDKNGNKLVEVLEFEPRRDQRSGRQARNSLTFSCLFTSWSHSNSLCGFLELSYKQLRTTQISSRIEADNCDYSKHASVKCHVCTTIEFPKFLPYILMWGLKH
- the LOC123221235 gene encoding uncharacterized protein LOC123221235, producing the protein MGCFLGCFGGSSKRKRRKPAKKVLLLPRDPIHGSYEPLVSSVSTLIDITENHTSSNSQHGNRIKIGKKVSFNLNVQTYEPLSKDETIYNLSESDGEDEKEQSGAETAKGNLFSVSEGNSTASKRGSFPPNYRYQNLTDCYEDEDDFEYNESDLDFDDDEGEDENEDLGGIAIDIDDQRVTKIEFLKQLNSQPEELSQGISWIHSAEDKSDNHIQLPGLNSILNPVDILTQWKAVKAKAASAKHLRKENFAIQQEPQTPFDLKTVSNLYPSNLGQYSSQSEPLLQEVTVNASLSNWLASRNPEESQATSISVENTATKRSMLVRSSLQESR